In Methanoregula sp., a single genomic region encodes these proteins:
- a CDS encoding PAS domain S-box protein: MNGSQEDGPAVTEAVWMVSIIAITVAVIAITIFFLSAGTTTIFMHLYYLPIVLLAYHYRKKGFYWCVLLSLLYLSLVMVFAPGNTAVIGDAGIRAAIFIGIAALVAYLSGRLFRMNEVLAESEGKYRAFFTTSADCVFITTPDGKWVDFNDAAVSLFGYDRREELMDVRISSLYANPAERDAHIHHISEKGYSREYPVNLRKKDGTIISTLITSVPRRDPEGNIICFQGTIRDITDRKKAEERLNQQFRFLQRLIDTIPNPVFYKDRNGFYTGCNIAFEAYVGLPRDQLVGRSVYDIAPKDLADIYYANDKKLLDNAGTQTYESRVKYADGSIHDVIFNKAAFTDLEGNVDGLVGVILDITKRKNAEDALRQANKKLNLLSSITRHDINNQLLSLKGFLELSKESLDDPAKTSGYIIKEERAADAIERQIAFTKEYQDLGVQAPAWQKVGDVIRKTTATLLMRDIRLVADLAGLEVYADPLLEKVFYNLIDNALRYGGARMTEIRISSAVTDDGLIIAVEDDGTGISAENRKRLFERGFGQHTGLGLFLSREILAITGITVAETSEPGNGARFEIHVPEGGYRFTSRNQT; this comes from the coding sequence ATGAACGGGTCACAAGAAGACGGGCCGGCCGTGACCGAAGCGGTGTGGATGGTTTCCATTATTGCCATCACCGTTGCCGTCATTGCCATAACCATATTCTTCCTTTCCGCTGGCACGACGACAATCTTTATGCACCTCTACTACCTCCCGATCGTCCTCCTCGCCTACCATTACCGGAAAAAAGGGTTTTACTGGTGTGTCCTACTCAGTCTTCTCTATCTCTCCCTTGTCATGGTATTTGCGCCGGGTAACACTGCGGTCATCGGTGATGCCGGGATCCGTGCAGCCATATTCATTGGTATCGCGGCGCTCGTGGCGTACCTCTCCGGGCGATTGTTCCGGATGAATGAAGTTCTTGCCGAGAGCGAGGGGAAGTACCGTGCTTTTTTTACCACCTCGGCTGATTGCGTGTTCATCACCACTCCCGACGGGAAATGGGTTGATTTCAATGATGCAGCCGTCAGCCTTTTTGGATATGACCGCCGGGAAGAACTGATGGATGTCAGGATCAGCTCCCTGTATGCCAACCCGGCTGAGCGGGATGCCCACATCCATCACATCAGTGAGAAGGGATATTCCCGGGAATACCCGGTAAATTTACGGAAAAAAGACGGTACTATCATCAGCACCCTCATAACCTCGGTTCCACGCAGGGATCCTGAAGGAAACATCATCTGTTTCCAGGGAACAATCCGGGATATCACGGACCGGAAGAAGGCTGAAGAACGCTTAAACCAGCAGTTCCGGTTCCTCCAGCGCCTCATCGACACCATCCCGAACCCGGTCTTTTACAAGGACCGTAACGGGTTCTACACCGGCTGCAATATCGCCTTCGAAGCATATGTCGGGCTTCCCAGGGACCAGCTGGTCGGCAGATCGGTGTATGACATTGCACCAAAGGACCTCGCCGACATCTATTATGCAAATGACAAAAAACTCTTAGACAATGCCGGTACCCAGACCTACGAGTCGCGGGTGAAATATGCCGACGGTTCCATCCATGATGTCATCTTCAACAAGGCTGCATTTACCGACCTTGAGGGAAATGTCGACGGGCTTGTCGGGGTCATCCTCGATATCACGAAACGAAAAAACGCAGAAGACGCCCTGCGGCAGGCCAATAAGAAACTGAACCTGCTCTCAAGCATCACCCGGCATGACATCAACAACCAGCTCCTTTCATTAAAGGGATTCCTTGAACTCTCAAAAGAGTCGCTCGATGATCCCGCCAAAACGTCCGGGTATATCATCAAGGAGGAACGGGCGGCAGATGCCATCGAGCGCCAGATCGCTTTCACGAAGGAGTACCAGGACCTTGGCGTGCAAGCCCCGGCATGGCAGAAGGTGGGGGATGTGATTCGGAAAACGACGGCCACTCTCCTGATGCGGGATATCCGGCTTGTTGCCGACCTTGCGGGCCTTGAAGTATATGCAGACCCGCTTCTTGAGAAGGTCTTCTATAACCTGATCGATAATGCGCTGCGGTACGGGGGAGCCCGGATGACGGAGATCCGGATCTCTTCGGCCGTGACGGATGACGGGCTGATAATTGCGGTGGAAGATGATGGTACAGGAATATCCGCAGAGAACCGGAAGCGTCTCTTCGAGCGGGGGTTCGGCCAGCATACCGGTCTTGGCCTCTTCCTCTCCCGCGAGATCCTTGCGATCACCGGGATAACCGTTGCAGAGACCAGTGAACCCGGAAATGGGGCGAGATTCGAGATCCATGTGCCGGAAGGCGGGTACCGCTTCACTTCCCGGAACCAAACCTGA
- a CDS encoding PAS domain S-box protein, producing the protein MEQRSILIVEDEQIPAIDLRETLITLGYRVTGIASSGERAIEMADEGIPDLILMDIRLAGKLSGIEAAEQILKHHTIPIIYLTAYADPELVERAKRTRPYGYIIKPYDERGIRTEIEIALYKAELDRKLEQEYANLEQRVIDRTNELTRINAALQKSETRYRLLFERSGEGIFIFEAQGKDQGRIVEVNNAGAAMHGYTSEELLTMKIADLEVAENLTDTPARFKEILSGKWIGGVINHKRKDGSVFPLDFHAGLLELEGHTYVFSVMHDFSEQKRVHDEVVKARDEWERTFNAVPDLISIIDKNFRIVRINKAMAERIGVSAENAIGLRCYESVHHTSNPPDICPHQRLLADGKPHTVDIHEDNLNGDFTLTVSPILDPSGTIAGSVHVLHDITLRKRAEDALKESEANYRTILEDMQDMFYRTDLQGKITMLSPAGVRLAGYDSPDDLIGLDAASVYAEPEERKQLLSVLAEKGEVSDYPITLKVRDGSLRYATTSSHFYRDAHGKVLGVEGIIHDITSLRQAEDTLRMVNKKLNLLSSITRHDIRNQLMALKTYIQLSEDSLGKPAHVMEFLKKQEKISDNIERQINFTSDYEEMGVKSPAWQNIEAIVSRVASEHLLRDTRVETTCPDLEIFADPLLEKVFYNLIDNALRYGGEQMTVIRTTMQESEGGMVISVKDDGVGISAEDKKHLFSRGFGHNTGLGLFLSREILSITGIMITEDGEPGKGARFEILVPKGGWRFTSKP; encoded by the coding sequence ATGGAGCAGAGATCGATCCTGATTGTCGAAGATGAGCAGATCCCGGCAATTGATCTCAGAGAGACCCTCATAACACTCGGTTACCGGGTTACCGGCATCGCATCATCCGGTGAACGGGCGATTGAGATGGCGGATGAGGGGATCCCCGACCTTATCCTGATGGATATCCGGCTGGCAGGTAAACTCTCCGGGATTGAAGCCGCAGAGCAGATCCTGAAGCACCATACAATTCCCATTATCTATCTCACGGCGTACGCAGACCCTGAACTCGTGGAACGGGCAAAGCGGACCCGCCCCTATGGATATATCATCAAACCGTATGATGAACGGGGGATCCGGACCGAGATCGAGATCGCGCTTTACAAAGCGGAACTGGACCGGAAGCTCGAACAGGAATATGCAAACCTTGAGCAGCGGGTTATCGATCGGACGAATGAGCTCACACGGATAAATGCGGCATTACAAAAAAGCGAAACCCGCTACCGGCTCCTCTTCGAACGATCCGGCGAGGGAATTTTTATCTTCGAAGCCCAGGGGAAAGACCAGGGGAGAATTGTCGAAGTAAACAATGCCGGTGCTGCCATGCATGGCTACACTTCAGAAGAACTCCTGACGATGAAGATTGCGGATCTTGAGGTCGCGGAAAATCTTACGGATACTCCGGCCCGGTTTAAGGAAATTCTCAGCGGGAAATGGATCGGGGGGGTGATCAACCATAAACGGAAGGACGGGTCTGTCTTTCCCCTTGACTTTCACGCCGGCCTGTTAGAACTGGAGGGGCATACCTATGTCTTTTCAGTCATGCATGACTTCAGTGAGCAAAAACGTGTGCACGATGAGGTTGTGAAGGCACGGGATGAATGGGAACGCACGTTCAATGCGGTCCCGGACCTGATCTCCATCATTGACAAAAATTTCAGGATCGTCCGGATAAACAAGGCGATGGCCGAGCGTATCGGGGTTTCTGCGGAAAACGCAATCGGGCTTCGCTGCTATGAATCGGTCCATCATACCTCCAATCCACCTGACATCTGTCCGCACCAGCGCCTCCTTGCTGACGGCAAACCTCATACCGTGGATATCCATGAAGATAACTTAAACGGTGACTTTACCCTCACCGTTTCACCGATCCTCGATCCCTCCGGAACGATAGCGGGAAGCGTACATGTTCTCCACGACATTACCCTGCGTAAGCGGGCGGAAGATGCGTTAAAGGAGAGCGAGGCAAATTACCGGACCATTTTAGAGGATATGCAGGATATGTTCTACCGTACGGACCTGCAGGGAAAGATTACGATGCTGAGCCCCGCAGGTGTACGTCTTGCCGGGTATGATTCACCTGATGATCTGATCGGATTGGACGCAGCTTCAGTGTACGCAGAACCCGAAGAACGCAAACAGCTTCTTTCTGTCCTTGCGGAGAAAGGGGAGGTTTCTGATTATCCTATTACCTTAAAGGTCCGCGACGGATCGCTCCGGTATGCGACTACGAGCAGCCATTTCTATCGCGATGCACACGGGAAGGTTCTCGGGGTTGAGGGAATCATCCATGATATCACCAGTCTCCGGCAGGCCGAAGATACCTTAAGAATGGTAAATAAAAAACTCAACCTTCTCTCCAGCATCACAAGGCATGATATCCGGAACCAGCTCATGGCCCTCAAGACCTACATCCAGCTGAGCGAGGACTCCTTAGGAAAACCTGCCCACGTGATGGAATTCTTAAAGAAGCAGGAAAAGATTTCTGACAATATCGAACGCCAGATCAATTTCACCAGCGATTACGAGGAGATGGGTGTAAAATCCCCGGCATGGCAGAACATAGAAGCGATTGTCAGCAGGGTGGCATCAGAGCATTTGTTGCGGGATACCCGGGTTGAGACGACCTGTCCGGATCTGGAAATCTTTGCCGATCCGCTGCTTGAGAAGGTGTTCTACAATCTTATCGATAATGCCCTGCGGTACGGGGGAGAGCAGATGACCGTGATCCGCACCACTATGCAGGAGTCTGAGGGGGGAATGGTTATTTCCGTTAAAGATGATGGTGTCGGCATATCAGCAGAGGACAAGAAGCACCTCTTCTCCCGCGGCTTCGGGCACAACACCGGCCTTGGCCTCTTCCTCTCCCGCGAGATCCTCTCGATCACGGGGATTATGATTACCGAGGACGGGGAGCCGGGCAAAGGTGCGAGGTTTGAGATCCTCGTGCCAAAAGGGGGGTGGCGGTTCACCAGTAAACCGTAA
- a CDS encoding PAS domain-containing sensor histidine kinase: protein MALPPGSSHGLRQDRADFLHRHITYGIRVHHLILTAAFLLLIALGVYFITSESQAVTRTAVSSYQQTELEIVRDAARSSREYVYVQTVVLNRSDAGNIEQEIFKKFIEPIHLLKNGDAWIYAPDHVVFDLSSDFPDEYRGRSMAQIFEIQKGAGASHYEEMTDDVMHAREGVGYYIWLPEKGEEIAAWTPVTVNNYTWTIGLSTPLPEILDATGASATTRTSSWVFVLGISIAIILFIAWLREDIRRLRFEEILRESEERYSAMVNNAPGPVLIVKKGEVRFINDAGVRASGYLRDEIIGKNILLFLTEDSQKTAREEAQFRAGRDHVSEYETEFIRKDGQVIQLIVRAIDISFQGEEVTLALLVDITGRKRADAALKTANKKLSLLSGITRHDIRNKLLILSGFVALAKDSTGDPARMAAFIRKEEDTIRNITNLITFTKDYEEMGIHSPAWQNIHAVTGRIIPQLPVRDIRIDTGDKALEVYADPLLERVFYNLIDNALRYGGEMMTVIRITHKNDNGNLVIAVEDDGTGIALDDKSKLFTRGFGKNTGLGLFLSREILSITGITIKETGEPGKGARFEITVPKGLYRFTDIK, encoded by the coding sequence ATGGCACTACCACCCGGATCATCCCATGGACTACGGCAGGATCGAGCGGATTTCCTGCACCGTCATATAACCTATGGTATCCGGGTCCACCACCTCATCCTCACTGCCGCCTTCCTTCTCCTGATCGCGCTCGGGGTCTATTTCATCACCAGCGAGAGCCAGGCCGTCACCCGCACCGCAGTCTCCTCCTACCAGCAGACAGAGCTCGAGATTGTCCGGGACGCGGCACGGAGCTCACGGGAGTACGTGTATGTCCAGACCGTTGTCCTGAACCGGAGCGATGCCGGGAACATCGAACAGGAGATCTTCAAAAAATTCATCGAACCGATCCATCTCTTAAAGAACGGGGACGCCTGGATCTATGCTCCGGACCACGTGGTATTCGACCTCAGCTCCGACTTCCCGGACGAGTACCGCGGCAGAAGCATGGCCCAGATCTTTGAGATCCAGAAGGGCGCCGGTGCAAGCCATTACGAGGAGATGACGGATGACGTCATGCATGCCCGCGAGGGTGTCGGTTACTATATCTGGCTCCCGGAGAAGGGGGAGGAGATCGCAGCATGGACACCGGTCACCGTGAATAATTATACCTGGACGATCGGGCTCTCCACGCCGCTTCCCGAGATCCTCGATGCAACAGGTGCCTCCGCTACGACAAGGACTTCATCCTGGGTCTTTGTCCTGGGCATCAGCATTGCCATAATCCTCTTCATCGCATGGCTCCGGGAAGATATCCGGCGCTTGAGGTTCGAAGAGATTCTCCGCGAGAGCGAGGAGCGGTACTCGGCAATGGTGAACAATGCCCCGGGCCCGGTCCTGATCGTGAAGAAAGGGGAGGTCAGGTTCATCAACGATGCCGGCGTACGGGCATCAGGCTATCTGCGGGATGAGATTATCGGGAAAAACATCCTTTTATTCCTGACAGAGGACTCGCAGAAAACCGCCCGTGAAGAAGCACAGTTCCGGGCGGGCCGGGACCATGTCTCGGAATACGAGACCGAATTCATCCGGAAAGACGGCCAGGTTATCCAGCTGATCGTCCGGGCAATAGACATTTCGTTCCAGGGAGAAGAAGTCACCCTTGCCCTCCTTGTCGACATTACCGGGCGGAAACGTGCTGATGCAGCCTTAAAAACAGCCAATAAAAAACTCAGTCTTCTCTCCGGTATCACCCGCCATGATATCAGGAACAAGCTCCTGATCCTCTCCGGTTTTGTTGCCCTTGCCAAAGACAGTACCGGGGACCCGGCCCGTATGGCAGCATTCATCCGGAAAGAAGAAGACACGATCCGGAACATCACTAACCTGATCACCTTCACCAAGGATTACGAGGAGATGGGCATCCATTCCCCGGCATGGCAGAACATCCATGCGGTCACGGGCAGGATCATCCCGCAGCTCCCGGTCCGGGATATCCGCATCGACACCGGGGACAAAGCCCTTGAGGTGTATGCCGATCCCCTGCTGGAGCGGGTGTTCTACAACCTCATCGACAATGCCCTCCGGTATGGCGGGGAGATGATGACCGTCATCCGGATCACACACAAAAACGATAACGGGAACCTTGTCATCGCGGTGGAAGACGATGGCACCGGCATCGCTCTCGACGATAAATCAAAGCTGTTCACCCGGGGTTTTGGTAAAAACACGGGCCTTGGCCTCTTCCTCTCCCGGGAGATCCTTTCGATTACCGGCATCACCATCAAAGAGACCGGGGAGCCGGGCAAGGGTGCCCGCTTCGAGATCACCGTGCCAAAGGGGTTGTACCGGTTCACGGACATAAAGTAA
- a CDS encoding MASE3 domain-containing protein, whose protein sequence is MPDIHTTLQDDLKTLLSPANVIQLAFIVVILIGLYLISTVNYLLFHGIIEVAGIAVAFSIFIIIWNTRRVITDGFFLIIGISFLFFGSIDLVHTLAYKGMGIFPGNSSDLPTQLWIAARYFQSITFLIATYFIGRSITRDRKYDVAIIITACTAACALLLASIFVWHNFPHCFIEGSGLTPFKIVSEYIISLILIATIVILFLKREHFDPTVWKLLIAAQAFLILGELAFTSYISVFGFMNMLGHLFRLLSVYLFYRAFVVISLTRPYDLILRELKLNEESLRESETKYRTLFENMLEGFAYCRMIYDDKGEPADWVYLDVNAAFERLTGLKNIAGKRVLEAIPDIRKLTPGLFDTYGRVASTGTPETFEIDFSPLNKWLKVSVFSPEKGFFVAVFEDVTEHKRIVAEVRKARDFYLKILDDFPNPIWRADIHAKCDYFNKDWLEFTGRTLEQELGDGWVEGVFKDDFDRCLKTYLDNFNARTPFEMEYRLRYHDGTYHWLNDSGKPFYTNGEFAGYIGSCYDIQDRKQAEEALKQANRKLNLLSSITRHDINNQLFLLKAFLELSKESLGDAAKTSEYIIKEERAANAIERQIIFTKEYQDLGVKAPDWQNVEAGVKNAYASLPMRDIRLTPEVNNLEVYADPLLEKVFYNLIDNALRYGGQKMTTIHISLKDAETGLVISVEDDGVGILAEDKKRLFERGFGKHTGLGLFLSREILSITGITITETGEPGKGARFEILVPKGGYRFLA, encoded by the coding sequence ATGCCGGATATTCACACCACACTGCAGGATGATCTGAAAACACTTCTTAGCCCTGCCAATGTCATTCAGCTGGCCTTCATCGTAGTTATCCTCATTGGCCTTTACCTCATCAGCACCGTGAACTACCTCCTCTTTCACGGCATCATTGAAGTCGCCGGCATTGCGGTTGCATTCTCGATCTTTATCATCATCTGGAATACCCGCAGGGTGATCACGGACGGGTTTTTCTTAATTATTGGGATCTCGTTCCTCTTCTTCGGAAGCATCGATCTCGTCCATACCCTCGCTTACAAAGGAATGGGAATATTTCCCGGCAACAGCTCGGACCTCCCCACCCAGCTCTGGATCGCAGCACGATATTTCCAGAGTATCACATTCCTGATAGCAACCTACTTTATAGGCCGATCGATTACCCGTGACCGGAAATATGATGTTGCTATTATCATTACTGCCTGCACCGCTGCCTGTGCCCTGCTCTTAGCCAGCATCTTTGTCTGGCATAACTTCCCGCACTGCTTCATTGAGGGCAGCGGACTTACTCCGTTCAAAATCGTGAGCGAGTACATTATCTCGCTCATTCTCATTGCCACAATTGTCATTCTGTTCCTGAAACGGGAGCACTTTGATCCTACGGTCTGGAAACTGCTTATTGCTGCGCAGGCATTCCTCATTCTCGGAGAACTGGCGTTCACGTCTTACATCTCGGTGTTCGGGTTCATGAACATGCTCGGCCACCTGTTCCGGCTCCTCTCGGTCTACCTGTTCTACCGGGCATTTGTTGTCATCAGCTTGACCCGTCCCTATGACCTGATCCTGCGGGAACTCAAGTTAAACGAAGAGAGCCTGCGGGAGAGTGAGACAAAATACCGCACGCTCTTTGAGAATATGTTAGAGGGATTTGCGTATTGCCGGATGATCTATGATGACAAGGGTGAACCCGCTGACTGGGTGTATCTTGATGTGAATGCTGCGTTTGAACGGCTGACCGGCCTGAAAAATATTGCCGGGAAACGGGTTCTCGAAGCAATCCCGGATATCCGGAAATTAACTCCCGGGCTCTTCGACACGTACGGGCGTGTGGCATCAACAGGCACACCGGAAACCTTCGAGATCGATTTCTCACCGTTGAATAAATGGCTGAAAGTCTCGGTCTTTTCACCCGAAAAGGGTTTTTTTGTTGCAGTTTTTGAAGATGTCACCGAACACAAACGGATTGTAGCGGAAGTTCGGAAAGCCCGGGATTTTTACCTGAAAATACTCGATGATTTTCCTAATCCGATCTGGCGGGCAGATATCCATGCAAAATGTGACTATTTCAACAAGGACTGGCTGGAGTTTACCGGGCGCACCCTCGAACAGGAACTCGGCGACGGGTGGGTTGAGGGGGTTTTCAAGGATGATTTCGACCGGTGCCTGAAGACCTACCTGGATAATTTCAATGCACGAACACCCTTCGAGATGGAATACCGTCTCCGGTATCACGACGGAACCTACCACTGGCTCAATGACAGCGGGAAACCGTTTTATACAAATGGGGAGTTTGCCGGCTATATCGGCTCATGCTATGATATCCAGGACCGCAAGCAGGCTGAAGAGGCACTGAAGCAGGCCAACAGAAAGTTAAACCTGCTTTCCAGTATCACACGACACGACATCAACAACCAGCTCTTTTTGTTAAAGGCATTCTTAGAACTCTCGAAAGAATCGCTTGGCGATGCTGCAAAGACTTCGGAATATATCATTAAAGAGGAGCGGGCGGCAAATGCCATCGAGCGCCAGATCATATTTACGAAGGAGTACCAGGATCTGGGCGTGAAGGCTCCGGACTGGCAGAACGTGGAAGCTGGAGTGAAAAATGCTTATGCGTCGCTGCCGATGCGGGATATCAGGCTTACTCCGGAGGTCAATAATCTCGAGGTGTATGCCGATCCGCTGCTTGAAAAGGTGTTCTATAACCTGATCGATAACGCCCTGCGGTACGGGGGGCAGAAGATGACTACGATCCATATCTCCCTCAAGGATGCTGAAACGGGGCTGGTGATTTCCGTTGAGGATGATGGTGTCGGGATATTGGCAGAGGACAAGAAGCGACTGTTCGAACGGGGGTTTGGCAAACATACCGGTCTTGGCCTCTTCCTCTCCCGCGAGATCCTCTCGATCACCGGCATAACGATCACAGAAACGGGCGAACCCGGAAAAGGGGCGAGGTTCGAGATTTTGGTGCCGAAAGGGGGGTACCGGTTTTTAGCGTGA